The Rhizobium sp. BT03 genome has a window encoding:
- a CDS encoding regulator, with amino-acid sequence MSGLETAIRTALDNSDRDNPEVRARIYQSARQALEAGLRKQDITETEVVAHHRHRLETTIHAIESEERDRLHPRQRPPEVPVPPVVEMPTPPVQKGDVGDIDNLIDSPAAAGETRAPEVTHGRGDDFSLDDVRAGSADHLAAAPVGEERLARGQRATNMDFRPERAAGRRKPRKFFSRLLVWCVLLAFIGIGAWWAHTSGLLMTAAERDTSVANPPASTQPEDFTGNDDSAGNVAPHTDEPVTIDPQNSFSADWIPLFKPDDADKIQSGPRARTEKIAENDGPAVRLISESGAADGNISISVPASVLQQLAGKSSTIALTLQSTTDEPTQVTVECNFQSLGNCARHRFNVTREKSDALLQVKFDRSLAPNAPGTLTINSDLDGKARGINLFAVRILPGQ; translated from the coding sequence GTGAGCGGATTAGAAACGGCCATCAGAACAGCGCTCGATAATTCCGATCGCGACAATCCGGAGGTTCGAGCGAGGATCTATCAGTCGGCCCGCCAGGCGCTTGAAGCCGGCTTGCGCAAGCAGGATATCACCGAGACCGAGGTCGTTGCCCATCATCGCCATCGCCTGGAAACCACCATCCACGCCATCGAAAGCGAGGAGCGCGATCGGCTGCACCCGCGCCAGAGGCCGCCTGAAGTGCCCGTGCCGCCCGTCGTGGAAATGCCGACGCCGCCGGTTCAAAAGGGGGATGTCGGCGATATCGACAACCTCATCGACAGCCCTGCGGCCGCAGGCGAGACCCGCGCTCCCGAGGTGACCCACGGCCGCGGCGACGATTTCAGCCTCGACGACGTGCGTGCCGGCAGTGCCGACCATCTGGCTGCCGCCCCGGTCGGCGAGGAGCGGCTTGCCCGCGGTCAGCGCGCCACCAACATGGATTTTCGCCCGGAGCGGGCGGCAGGCCGCCGCAAGCCGCGCAAATTCTTTTCCAGGCTTCTCGTCTGGTGCGTGCTGCTTGCCTTCATCGGCATCGGCGCCTGGTGGGCGCATACATCCGGTCTGCTGATGACGGCTGCGGAGCGCGACACCAGCGTCGCCAATCCGCCGGCGAGCACCCAGCCCGAGGATTTCACCGGCAATGACGACAGCGCCGGCAATGTGGCCCCTCACACCGACGAGCCGGTGACCATCGATCCGCAGAACAGCTTTTCGGCCGATTGGATACCGCTGTTCAAGCCCGACGATGCCGACAAGATCCAGAGCGGCCCGCGGGCGCGCACCGAAAAGATCGCCGAGAATGACGGCCCCGCCGTCCGCCTGATTTCCGAAAGCGGTGCGGCCGACGGCAATATCTCGATCAGCGTGCCCGCCTCGGTGCTGCAGCAGCTTGCCGGCAAATCCTCGACCATCGCGCTGACGCTGCAATCGACCACCGACGAGCCGACGCAGGTCACCGTCGAGTGCAATTTCCAGTCGCTCGGCAATTGCGCCCGCCACCGCTTCAACGTCACCCGCGAAAAATCGGATGCGCTGCTGCAGGTGAAATTCGACCGCTCGCTGGCGCCGAATGCGCCGGGCACGCTGACGATCAACAGCGATCTCGACGGCAAGGCGCGCGGCATCAACCTCTTCGCCGTCCGCATCCTGCCGGGGCAATAA
- a CDS encoding GFA family protein, whose protein sequence is MHKGSCLCGAVTFEIEGDLQAPDACHCSKCRKQSGHFFASTDVPRRQITIRGGESVTWYQSSEKVRRGFCAVCGSSLFWDPPHRDWIAVAMGAFDSPTETQLKMHIFVADKGDYYDIADDLPRNQQ, encoded by the coding sequence ATGCACAAAGGATCCTGTCTGTGCGGCGCTGTAACTTTTGAGATCGAAGGCGATCTGCAAGCGCCGGACGCATGCCACTGCTCCAAATGCCGAAAACAATCCGGGCACTTTTTCGCTTCAACCGACGTGCCTCGACGTCAGATCACGATCCGGGGAGGCGAAAGTGTCACCTGGTATCAATCCTCGGAAAAGGTGAGGCGTGGATTTTGCGCGGTATGTGGATCATCGCTGTTTTGGGATCCACCGCATCGAGACTGGATTGCTGTCGCGATGGGTGCATTTGATAGCCCGACCGAAACCCAACTTAAAATGCATATCTTTGTCGCGGATAAAGGCGACTACTACGACATTGCAGACGACCTCCCCCGGAATCAGCAATAG
- a CDS encoding MDR family MFS transporter, translated as MSNAAHRSNRVLVVATIMLATFMVAIEATIVATAMPRIVGELGGFSYYSWVFSAFLLAQSTTTVIYGKLSDIFGRKPVLIGGILIFLVGSLLCGLAWSMMSLVLFRLLQGLGAGAIQPVTTTIIGDLFKLEERGRVQGFMATVWATSAVVGPLAGGIIVDNISWAWIFWINLPIGIISIIAFMLFLKEDVAHKQAKIDYLGSVLFSISIVALLVMLTETDASAWILLSLFAVFVVSGILFLAQERRAPEPIISIPLWSRRLIATSNAATLLAGMALIGLSTILPLYVQGVLGRSPLVAGFTLTMLVVGWPLAVMLSGRFYSVFGIQRTLRVGSLMFPFGACFLLFLTPDSSPIVAGAGSFFMGFGMGLISLTSIVLVQDSVEWSMRGSATASIIFARSLGNTLGATVLGAILNAGINHYASGEAAAGLHEALNQPTGLSALAADPAIRAVFNAALHWSFWGVVVVAVLTFFTTWLIPVGHGRKSEGAAVASEAASH; from the coding sequence ATGTCGAATGCAGCGCATCGCTCGAACCGCGTGCTTGTCGTCGCCACCATCATGCTCGCCACTTTCATGGTGGCGATCGAGGCGACGATCGTGGCGACCGCGATGCCGCGCATCGTCGGGGAACTCGGCGGCTTTTCCTATTACAGCTGGGTGTTTTCGGCCTTTCTGCTGGCGCAGTCGACGACGACAGTCATCTACGGCAAGCTTTCCGACATCTTTGGGCGCAAGCCGGTGCTGATCGGCGGCATCCTGATCTTCCTCGTCGGCTCTTTGCTCTGCGGGCTTGCCTGGTCGATGATGTCGCTGGTGCTGTTCCGGCTGCTGCAGGGGCTCGGCGCCGGCGCCATCCAGCCGGTGACGACGACGATCATCGGCGATCTCTTCAAGCTCGAGGAGCGCGGCCGCGTGCAGGGCTTCATGGCGACCGTGTGGGCGACCTCGGCCGTCGTCGGGCCGCTGGCCGGCGGCATCATCGTCGACAATATCTCCTGGGCCTGGATCTTCTGGATCAACCTGCCGATCGGCATCATCTCGATCATCGCCTTCATGCTCTTCCTCAAGGAGGACGTGGCGCACAAGCAGGCAAAGATCGATTACCTCGGATCGGTGCTGTTTTCGATCTCGATCGTGGCACTTCTCGTCATGCTGACGGAAACCGATGCCAGCGCCTGGATCCTGCTGTCGCTTTTCGCCGTCTTCGTGGTCTCGGGCATCCTTTTCCTGGCCCAGGAGAGGCGGGCGCCGGAGCCGATCATCTCGATCCCGCTGTGGAGCCGAAGGCTGATTGCGACCAGCAATGCGGCGACGCTGCTGGCCGGCATGGCGCTGATCGGGCTTTCGACAATCCTGCCGCTCTATGTGCAAGGCGTGCTCGGCCGCTCGCCTCTTGTCGCGGGGTTCACGCTCACCATGCTCGTCGTCGGCTGGCCCTTGGCGGTGATGCTCTCCGGCCGTTTCTACAGTGTCTTCGGCATCCAGCGCACCTTGCGCGTCGGCAGCCTGATGTTTCCCTTCGGCGCCTGTTTCCTGTTGTTCCTGACCCCTGACAGTTCGCCGATCGTTGCCGGTGCCGGCTCCTTCTTCATGGGCTTCGGCATGGGTCTGATCAGCCTCACCAGCATCGTGCTGGTGCAGGACAGCGTCGAATGGTCGATGCGCGGCAGCGCCACCGCCTCGATCATCTTTGCCCGCAGCCTCGGCAACACGCTCGGCGCCACCGTGCTCGGCGCCATCCTCAATGCCGGCATCAATCACTATGCGAGCGGCGAGGCGGCGGCCGGTCTGCATGAGGCGCTGAACCAGCCGACCGGGCTTTCGGCGCTTGCCGCCGACCCGGCAATCCGCGCCGTCTTCAACGCGGCGCTGCATTGGAGCTTCTGGGGCGTGGTGGTCGTCGCGGTGCTGACCTTCTTCACCACCTGGCTGATCCCGGTCGGGCACGGCCGGAAAAGCGAGGGCGCGGCCGTCGCAAGCGAGGCGGCCTCGCATTAG
- the ppk2 gene encoding polyphosphate kinase 2 translates to MAETVESRAVELEIRGKQRIFDVDDPILPDWVEEHALASGDFPHKKKLKEEDYVEQLEKLQIELVKVQFWLQASGKRVMALFEGRDAAGKGGAISASSENMNPRLARVVALTKPTDREQGQWYFQRYIAQFPTAGEFVLFDRSWYNRAGVEPVMGFCTPQQYEDFLKQAPQLEKIIAHEGIFFFKFYLDIGREMQLKRFHDRRHDPLKVWKLSSMDIAALTKWGDYSEKRNRMLKETHTDFAPWTVIRANDKRRTRLELIRHMLNRMDYDGKDEKALGTVDKEIIGSGPGFLK, encoded by the coding sequence ATGGCCGAGACCGTCGAAAGCAGGGCCGTGGAGCTGGAGATCCGCGGAAAGCAACGTATCTTCGATGTCGACGATCCCATCCTGCCGGACTGGGTGGAGGAACACGCGCTTGCCTCCGGCGACTTTCCCCACAAGAAGAAGCTGAAGGAAGAGGACTATGTCGAGCAGCTGGAAAAGCTGCAGATCGAGCTCGTCAAGGTGCAGTTCTGGCTGCAGGCATCAGGCAAGCGGGTGATGGCGCTGTTCGAAGGGCGCGATGCGGCCGGCAAGGGCGGCGCGATCTCGGCCTCCTCGGAGAATATGAACCCCCGCCTTGCGCGCGTCGTGGCGCTGACGAAGCCCACCGATCGCGAACAGGGACAATGGTATTTCCAGCGTTATATCGCGCAGTTCCCGACCGCAGGCGAATTCGTGCTGTTCGACCGCTCCTGGTACAACCGCGCCGGCGTCGAGCCGGTCATGGGTTTCTGCACGCCGCAGCAATATGAGGATTTTCTCAAGCAGGCGCCGCAGCTCGAAAAGATCATCGCCCATGAGGGCATCTTCTTCTTCAAATTCTATCTCGATATCGGCCGCGAAATGCAGCTCAAGCGCTTCCACGACCGCAGGCACGATCCGCTGAAAGTCTGGAAACTGTCGTCGATGGACATCGCCGCACTGACGAAGTGGGGCGATTACAGCGAAAAGCGCAATCGCATGCTGAAGGAAACCCATACGGATTTCGCGCCCTGGACGGTGATCCGCGCCAACGACAAGCGGCGCACGCGCCTCGAACTCATCCGCCACATGCTGAACAGGATGGATTATGACGGCAAGGACGAGAAGGCGCTCGGCACGGTCGATAAGGAGATCATCGGCTCAGGGCCCGGCTTCCTGAAGTAG
- a CDS encoding nitronate monooxygenase family protein yields MALPPILRDKLRLPVIGSPLFIISHPALTLAQCKAGVIGAFPALNARPESQLDEWLAEITEELARHDAAHPDRPAAPFAVNQIVHMSNKRLEHDLSLCVKYKVPVVISSLGAVPEVNAAVHSYGGIVLHDIINNRHAHSAIRKGADGLIAVAAGAGGHAGTLSPFALVQEIREWFDGPLLLAGAISTGGAILAAEAMGADMAYIGSPFIATEEARATEPYKQAIVEGAAGDIVYSNYFTGVHGNYLKPSIVAAGMDPDNLPAADVSKMDFEQAVGGAKAWKDIWGSGQGISAIKAVEPVAKLVDRLEAEYKAARARLAL; encoded by the coding sequence ATGGCCCTGCCCCCGATCCTCCGGGATAAATTGAGACTGCCGGTCATCGGCTCGCCGCTGTTCATCATCTCGCATCCGGCGCTGACGCTGGCGCAATGCAAGGCGGGTGTCATCGGGGCGTTTCCGGCGCTGAACGCCCGGCCGGAGAGCCAGCTCGACGAATGGCTGGCCGAGATCACCGAAGAACTCGCCCGTCATGACGCCGCCCATCCCGATCGGCCGGCGGCCCCCTTTGCCGTCAACCAGATCGTCCACATGTCGAACAAGCGGCTGGAGCACGACCTGTCGCTCTGCGTCAAATACAAAGTGCCTGTCGTCATCTCCTCGCTCGGCGCCGTGCCGGAGGTCAATGCCGCCGTGCATTCCTATGGCGGCATCGTGCTGCACGACATTATCAACAACCGCCACGCCCATTCGGCCATCCGCAAGGGTGCGGACGGACTGATCGCGGTGGCGGCCGGCGCCGGCGGCCATGCCGGCACGCTCTCGCCCTTCGCGCTCGTCCAGGAAATCCGCGAATGGTTCGACGGGCCGCTGCTGCTCGCCGGCGCGATCTCGACCGGCGGCGCCATCCTTGCCGCGGAAGCGATGGGCGCCGATATGGCCTATATCGGCTCGCCCTTCATCGCCACTGAAGAAGCGCGCGCCACTGAGCCCTACAAGCAGGCGATCGTCGAAGGCGCTGCCGGCGATATCGTCTATTCCAACTATTTCACCGGCGTGCACGGCAACTATCTCAAACCCTCGATCGTCGCCGCCGGCATGGACCCGGACAACCTGCCTGCCGCCGATGTCTCGAAGATGGATTTCGAACAGGCGGTCGGCGGCGCCAAGGCCTGGAAGGACATCTGGGGCAGCGGCCAGGGCATCAGCGCCATCAAGGCCGTCGAACCGGTTGCCAAACTCGTCGACCGGCTGGAGGCCGAATATAAGGCCGCCCGCGCCCGGCTAGCACTCTGA
- a CDS encoding RbsD/FucU family protein — protein sequence MLKGIHPLLGPDLLHALKTMGHGDDIVIADANFPSGSMGPPVIRADGVSATDMAEAILAHMPLDTFVPETAWRMEVVGDPHAVPEVCAEFQKIVSRRAGKFAIVPVERFAFYAMARKAAYIVATTEFRLYGNLILKKGVVHPHEVDLGR from the coding sequence ATGCTCAAAGGTATTCATCCGCTGCTCGGCCCCGATCTGCTCCACGCGCTGAAGACGATGGGACATGGCGACGACATCGTCATCGCGGACGCCAATTTCCCCTCTGGTTCGATGGGCCCGCCGGTCATTCGCGCCGACGGCGTCAGCGCCACCGACATGGCCGAGGCGATCCTCGCCCACATGCCGCTCGACACTTTCGTGCCGGAGACAGCCTGGCGGATGGAGGTGGTCGGCGACCCGCACGCCGTGCCGGAGGTCTGCGCCGAGTTCCAAAAGATCGTTTCCCGGCGCGCCGGCAAGTTTGCGATTGTGCCGGTCGAGCGTTTTGCCTTCTACGCGATGGCTCGCAAGGCTGCCTATATCGTCGCGACGACGGAATTCCGGCTGTACGGCAACCTGATTTTGAAAAAGGGCGTCGTGCATCCGCATGAGGTCGATCTCGGCCGGTAG
- a CDS encoding GntR family transcriptional regulator: MARQNTVFKEAYNRYAVALRTDTALPSEPEIAAQLGVSRSTARAILTRLSEEGIIRWNKRQKIVLRQPTDRDLFPSEETDSLHDIIERSFMQRILADDAAPGMQINELELAREIGTGTTSVREFLIRFSRFGLIEKRPNSHWTLKGFTREFALELADVREMFELHSAAEFGRLARDSQAWTDLAAIRDEHHAMLADINQRFKDFSVLDERFHLLIHRASKNRFIADFYDAIAIVFHYHYQWNKTAARERNERAIHEHLDYIAALESGDQAAIEKACRIHLRSARQTLLQSLPQMATEGA, translated from the coding sequence GTGGCAAGGCAGAATACGGTCTTCAAGGAAGCCTACAACAGGTATGCCGTCGCCCTGCGCACGGATACGGCACTGCCCTCGGAACCGGAGATCGCCGCCCAGCTCGGCGTCAGCCGCTCGACGGCCCGCGCCATCCTCACCCGTCTCAGCGAGGAAGGCATCATTCGCTGGAACAAGCGCCAGAAGATCGTGCTGCGCCAGCCCACCGATCGCGACCTCTTTCCCTCCGAAGAAACCGACTCCCTGCACGATATCATCGAGCGCAGCTTCATGCAGCGCATCCTCGCCGATGATGCCGCCCCCGGCATGCAGATCAACGAGCTGGAGCTTGCCCGCGAGATCGGCACCGGCACGACGAGCGTGCGCGAATTCCTGATCCGCTTCTCCCGCTTCGGTCTGATCGAGAAACGGCCGAACAGCCACTGGACGCTGAAAGGCTTCACCCGCGAATTCGCCCTCGAACTGGCCGATGTGCGCGAGATGTTCGAGCTGCATTCCGCCGCCGAATTCGGCCGGCTTGCCCGGGACAGCCAGGCCTGGACCGATCTCGCCGCCATCCGCGACGAACATCACGCCATGCTTGCCGATATCAATCAGCGCTTCAAGGATTTCTCCGTCCTCGACGAACGCTTCCATCTGCTGATCCACCGCGCCTCGAAGAACCGCTTCATCGCCGACTTCTACGACGCCATCGCCATCGTCTTCCACTATCACTACCAGTGGAACAAGACCGCCGCCCGCGAACGCAACGAGCGCGCCATCCACGAGCATCTGGATTATATCGCCGCCCTCGAATCCGGCGACCAGGCCGCAATCGAGAAAGCCTGCCGCATCCACCTGCGCTCCGCCCGCCAGACCCTGCTGCAATCCCTGCCGCAGATGGCGACAGAGGGCGCATGA
- a CDS encoding ABC transporter ATP-binding protein/permease encodes MSGAKLKPKSVDDTEPQGSETAAEEKPSTAEAVPPPDVPPPEVPPPDVVEPGLELTPEEAEQARKKYLLKRFWISARHYWGRSGDRLAWPCTLGLLALIGINVGFQYGINLWNRSIFDAIEKRDAGTVYFLSAVFVPLVLGTVAVVTTQVALRMMIQRRWRSWLTTAVIGRWLANGRYYQLNLIGGDHKNPEARISEDLRIATEAPVDFIAGVISAFLAASTFIVVLWTIGGALTLPIAGFTVTIPGFLVVTAVLYAAITSSSMAVIGRHFVQVSETKNQTEAEFRYTLTHVRENGESIALLGGEEEERNDLDKTFANVLGQWALLARQHMRTTLVSHGSMLIAPVVPVLLCAPKFLEGSMTLGQVMQAASAFAIVQGAFGWLVDNYPRLADWNACARRVASLMMSLDGLERAEQSDALGRIKRGETEGEAMLSLNDLSVSLDDGTAVVTETRVAIEPGERVLVSGESGSGKSTLVRAISGLWPWGDGSVNFHADRRLFMLPQRPYIPSGTLRRAVAYPGAADSWTSDEIKAALDKVGLAYLNDKIEEDAPWDQTLSGGEKQRLAFARLLLHTPDIIVLDEATSALDEKSQDKMMQMVIHELPEVTIISVAHRAELEVFHSRKITLERREGGAKLVSDIDLIKRKRKRNLLSRVLEKRRAVPKAGTASNKTGEPRNRH; translated from the coding sequence ATGAGCGGCGCAAAACTTAAACCGAAATCGGTCGACGATACCGAACCGCAGGGTTCCGAGACGGCGGCCGAGGAGAAGCCATCGACTGCCGAGGCCGTGCCGCCGCCAGATGTCCCACCGCCAGAAGTCCCCCCGCCAGATGTCGTTGAGCCCGGTCTGGAGCTGACGCCCGAGGAGGCCGAGCAGGCGCGCAAGAAGTATCTGCTCAAGCGTTTCTGGATCAGCGCCCGCCATTATTGGGGCCGCAGTGGCGACAGGCTCGCCTGGCCGTGCACACTTGGGCTGCTGGCCCTGATCGGCATCAATGTCGGCTTCCAATATGGAATCAATCTTTGGAATCGATCGATTTTCGACGCCATCGAGAAACGCGATGCCGGCACCGTCTATTTCCTCAGCGCCGTCTTCGTGCCGCTGGTGCTCGGCACCGTCGCTGTCGTCACCACACAGGTTGCGCTTCGCATGATGATCCAGCGGCGCTGGCGTTCCTGGCTGACGACCGCGGTCATCGGGCGCTGGCTGGCAAACGGCCGTTACTATCAGCTGAACCTGATCGGCGGCGACCACAAGAACCCCGAGGCGCGCATTTCCGAGGATTTGCGCATTGCCACAGAGGCCCCCGTCGATTTCATCGCCGGCGTCATTTCCGCATTCCTGGCGGCCTCGACCTTCATCGTCGTGCTCTGGACGATCGGCGGCGCATTGACGCTGCCGATCGCCGGTTTCACCGTCACCATTCCCGGCTTTCTCGTCGTCACCGCGGTCCTCTATGCCGCGATCACCTCCAGCTCAATGGCGGTGATCGGCCGCCATTTCGTCCAGGTCTCCGAGACCAAAAACCAGACGGAGGCCGAATTTCGCTACACGCTGACGCATGTGCGGGAAAACGGCGAGAGCATCGCATTGCTCGGCGGCGAGGAGGAGGAGCGCAACGACCTCGACAAAACCTTCGCCAACGTGCTCGGGCAATGGGCGCTGCTTGCCCGCCAGCACATGCGCACGACGCTGGTGTCGCATGGCTCCATGCTGATTGCCCCGGTCGTGCCGGTCCTGCTCTGCGCGCCGAAGTTTCTCGAAGGCAGCATGACGCTCGGACAGGTCATGCAGGCAGCCTCTGCTTTCGCCATCGTCCAGGGCGCGTTCGGATGGCTGGTCGACAACTATCCCCGTCTTGCCGATTGGAACGCCTGTGCCCGGCGCGTCGCTTCGCTGATGATGTCGCTCGACGGGCTGGAGCGGGCCGAACAGAGCGACGCGCTCGGCCGCATCAAGCGCGGCGAAACGGAAGGCGAGGCGATGCTCAGCCTGAACGATCTCTCCGTGTCGCTCGACGACGGCACCGCCGTGGTCACGGAAACCCGGGTGGCGATCGAGCCCGGCGAGCGGGTGCTCGTCTCCGGAGAATCCGGTTCTGGCAAGAGCACGCTGGTGCGGGCCATATCCGGTCTTTGGCCCTGGGGTGACGGCAGCGTCAATTTCCACGCCGACCGCCGCTTGTTCATGCTGCCGCAACGACCCTACATTCCTTCCGGGACGCTGCGCCGCGCAGTCGCCTATCCCGGCGCTGCCGATAGCTGGACGTCCGATGAGATCAAGGCGGCCCTCGACAAGGTGGGACTGGCTTACCTGAACGACAAGATCGAGGAAGACGCGCCATGGGACCAGACCCTGTCGGGCGGCGAAAAGCAGCGGCTCGCCTTTGCGCGCCTGCTGCTGCATACGCCCGATATCATCGTGCTCGATGAAGCGACCTCGGCACTCGACGAAAAGAGCCAGGATAAGATGATGCAGATGGTGATCCATGAATTGCCGGAGGTGACCATCATCAGCGTCGCGCATCGCGCCGAGCTCGAAGTCTTCCATAGCCGCAAGATCACCCTGGAACGGCGCGAGGGCGGCGCAAAGCTCGTCAGCGATATCGACCTCATCAAGCGCAAGAGAAAACGGAACTTGCTGTCACGCGTTCTGGAGAAGCGCCGCGCCGTGCCGAAGGCCGGCACGGCCTCGAACAAGACGGGGGAGCCGCGGAACAGACACTGA
- a CDS encoding aldo/keto reductase codes for MKTRRIGKTKLEVTEISFGAAALGGLYRACPREVAMDTLQAAWDSGIRYFDVAPWYGLGLAERRVGDFLRDQPDGSYVLSTKVGRLLRPVPTGTVPDYSYVDPLSFDADYDYSYDGIMRSVEFSYARLGLNRIDILYVHDIGGYTHGAAKNAVYQKQLLDSGVKALEELKSSGAIAAFGLGVNEVPVCLDVMRNADLDCILMAGRYTLLDRSAVAELLPLCQQRGTSLVVGGVFNSGILATGPVPGSHFDYMPADDEVLAKVGAMEAIAKRHGVPLAAPALQFPLREPIVASVLIGTAKPSSLIRNMEIVEPRLADEIYAEFEPYTLVAPPLGAEAVRV; via the coding sequence ATGAAGACGAGACGCATCGGCAAGACCAAGCTCGAGGTGACCGAAATCAGCTTCGGCGCGGCAGCGCTCGGCGGTCTTTACCGCGCCTGCCCGCGCGAGGTGGCGATGGACACGCTGCAGGCGGCCTGGGACAGCGGCATCCGCTATTTCGACGTGGCGCCCTGGTACGGCCTCGGCCTTGCCGAACGCCGGGTCGGCGATTTCCTGCGCGACCAGCCTGATGGTTCCTACGTGCTGTCGACCAAGGTCGGCCGGCTGCTTCGGCCGGTGCCGACCGGCACCGTGCCCGATTACAGCTATGTCGATCCGCTCTCCTTCGATGCCGATTATGACTATTCCTATGACGGCATCATGCGCTCGGTCGAATTCAGCTATGCCCGCCTCGGCCTCAACCGCATCGACATTCTCTACGTGCACGATATCGGCGGCTATACGCATGGCGCGGCGAAGAATGCGGTCTATCAGAAGCAGCTGCTCGATTCCGGTGTGAAAGCGCTCGAGGAACTGAAATCCTCAGGCGCGATCGCCGCCTTCGGCCTCGGCGTCAACGAAGTGCCCGTCTGCCTCGACGTCATGCGCAACGCCGATCTCGACTGCATCCTGATGGCCGGCCGCTACACGCTGCTCGACCGGTCGGCAGTCGCCGAGCTTCTGCCGCTCTGCCAGCAGAGGGGCACGTCGCTCGTCGTCGGCGGCGTCTTCAACTCCGGCATTCTCGCCACCGGGCCGGTGCCGGGATCGCATTTCGACTATATGCCGGCCGATGACGAGGTGCTGGCCAAGGTCGGCGCCATGGAGGCGATCGCCAAACGCCACGGCGTGCCGCTGGCCGCACCCGCCCTGCAGTTTCCGCTGCGCGAACCGATCGTCGCATCGGTGCTGATCGGCACCGCCAAGCCGTCGAGCCTGATCCGCAACATGGAGATCGTCGAGCCACGGCTTGCCGATGAGATCTATGCCGAATTCGAGCCCTATACGCTGGTCGCGCCGCCGCTCGGCGCCGAAGCTGTCCGGGTCTGA
- a CDS encoding UxaA family hydrolase: MDKLPWIILSAGDNVAVATAAIAPGSTVAGIKTSEKIDPGHKVAIADIPLGAPVVKYGQAIGRTTAEVKAGQHVHSHNLHFENDRLAATANSAPETATDEDKARTFMGYRRADGRAATRNYIGIIASVNCSTTVCRAIADEANRTILPHYEGIDGFVPIVHDQGCGMSSTGDGMNVLHRTLAGYTRHVNFGGVLMIGLGCEVNQLTLYGQSGAGASKRHFNIQDAGGSRRAVERAMGMLREIAADVGKEKRVPMSVGEIIIGLQCGGSDGFSGITANPALGVAADLLAAAGGTAILSETSEIYGAEHLLRSRAVSDDVARKLDEKIAWWEDYVALHGASLDNNPSPGNKRGGLTTILEKSLGAVAKGGRSPLTAVYGYAERVTAPGLVFMDTPGYDPVSATGQVAGGANMIAFTTGRGSCFGCRPAPSLKLSSNSALYASMEEDMDIDCGTIATGDATISGKGREIFELIVDTASGKKTKSELFGYGDNEFVPWHLGATL; encoded by the coding sequence TTGGACAAACTGCCTTGGATCATCCTGTCGGCCGGTGACAATGTCGCGGTCGCAACGGCGGCCATCGCACCGGGTTCGACGGTTGCCGGCATCAAGACCTCCGAGAAAATCGACCCCGGCCACAAGGTGGCGATTGCGGATATTCCGCTTGGGGCTCCCGTGGTGAAATACGGACAGGCGATCGGCCGCACCACGGCCGAGGTCAAGGCCGGCCAGCACGTGCACAGCCACAACCTGCATTTCGAAAACGACCGGCTGGCGGCGACCGCCAATTCGGCGCCGGAAACGGCGACTGATGAAGACAAGGCGCGCACCTTCATGGGCTACCGCCGCGCCGACGGGCGGGCGGCGACGCGCAATTATATCGGCATCATCGCCAGCGTGAACTGTTCCACCACCGTCTGCCGGGCGATCGCCGACGAGGCGAACCGGACGATCCTGCCGCATTACGAAGGCATCGACGGTTTCGTGCCGATCGTGCACGACCAGGGCTGCGGCATGAGCTCGACCGGCGACGGCATGAACGTGCTGCACCGGACCCTTGCCGGCTACACCAGGCATGTCAATTTCGGCGGCGTGCTGATGATCGGCCTCGGCTGCGAGGTCAACCAGTTGACGCTTTACGGCCAGAGCGGTGCCGGCGCTTCCAAGCGGCATTTCAACATTCAGGATGCCGGCGGCTCGCGCCGCGCGGTCGAGCGCGCCATGGGCATGCTGCGCGAAATCGCCGCCGATGTCGGCAAGGAAAAACGCGTGCCGATGTCGGTCGGCGAAATCATCATCGGCCTGCAATGCGGCGGCTCGGACGGCTTTTCCGGCATCACCGCCAATCCGGCGCTGGGTGTCGCGGCCGATCTCTTGGCAGCGGCCGGCGGCACGGCGATCCTGTCGGAAACCTCGGAAATCTACGGCGCCGAGCATCTGCTGCGCAGCCGCGCCGTCAGCGATGACGTGGCCAGGAAGCTCGACGAGAAAATCGCCTGGTGGGAGGATTACGTCGCCCTGCATGGCGCCTCGCTCGACAACAACCCCTCGCCCGGCAACAAGCGCGGCGGCCTCACCACCATCCTGGAAAAATCGCTCGGCGCGGTTGCCAAGGGTGGGCGCTCGCCGCTGACGGCGGTCTATGGTTATGCCGAGCGGGTCACCGCCCCCGGCCTCGTCTTCATGGATACTCCAGGCTACGACCCGGTCTCGGCAACCGGCCAGGTGGCCGGCGGGGCGAATATGATTGCCTTCACCACCGGCCGCGGCAGCTGCTTCGGCTGCCGGCCGGCGCCGTCGCTGAAGCTTTCCAGCAATTCGGCGCTCTATGCCTCGATGGAAGAGGACATGGACATCGATTGCGGCACCATCGCCACCGGCGATGCGACGATCAGCGGCAAGGGCCGCGAGATCTTCGAGCTGATCGTCGACACGGCGTCGGGCAAGAAGACCAAGAGCGAACTCTTCGGCTACGGCGACAATGAATTCGTGCCCTGGCATCTCGGCGCAACGCTCTGA